Within Microbacterium proteolyticum, the genomic segment CCGCGAAGTCGACCGGACCACCCTCGTCGCCGGCGTGGAGGGTCAAGGCGGTGGCCGTGAGCGTGACGTTCAGGCGCGTGCCGTGCCAGTGCAGCACGTACGCCAGCTCGGGCCAGTCCGCGGGCAGACGGGGGTCGAACGTCAACCGGCCGAAGTGGTCGCGCATGCCGCCGAAGCCGCTGACCAGCGCCGTCCACACCCCGCCCGCGGAGGCCACGTGCACCCCGTCGGCGGCGTTGTGGTGGAGGTCGCCGAGGTCGACGAACGCCGCCTGGCGGAAGTACTCCAGAGCGAGGTCCTGGTAGCCGACCTCGGCCGCGAGGATCGACTGGACGACCGCCGACAGCGTCGAGTCGCCGGTGGTGAGCGGGTCGTAGTACTCGAAGTCGGCGAGCTTCTCGGCATCCGTGAAGTGATTGCCCTGCAGGAACAGCGCGAGCACCACGTCGGCCTGCTTGAGCACCTGGTAGCGGTAGATGACCAGCGGGTGGAAGTGCAGCAGCAGCGGCCGCTGGTCCGGCGGGGTGTTCTCGAGATCCCAGATCTCGCGCTCGAGGAACACGGCGTCCTGGGGATGGATGCCGAGGGCCGGGCTGAAGGGGATGTGCATGGCCTCGGCGGCCTTCTCCCAGCGGTCGGGCTCGGAGGGGTCGAGGTTCATGCGGTCGGCCATGCGGCCGTACGCCTCGGGGTCGTTGTCGAAGAGGTCGCGCACCGTGCGCGCCGCGAACCGGAGGTTGAAGCGCGCCATGACGTTGGTGAAGAGGTTGTCGTTGACGACCGTGGTGTACTCGTCGGGCCCCGTGACACCGTGGATGTGGAAGGAGTCCTCCCCGTCGCCGTCGCCGTCGCTCGATCGCCAGAACCCGAGCGTCGACCACAGCCGGGCGGTGTCGACCGCGATGTCCACGCCCTCGCGCGCGAGGAACTCCTCGTCGCCGGTGGCGCGCACGTACTTCGCCAGCGCGAAGGAGACGTCGGCGTTGATGTGGTACTGCGCGGTGCCCGCGGCGTAGTAGGCCGAGGCCTCCTCGCCGTTGATCGTGCGCCACGGGAACAGGGCGCCGGCCTCGTTGAGCTGGTGCGCGCGCTTACGTGCCGCGGGGAGCATCAGGTACCGCATGCGCAGGGCGTTGCGCGCCCACTGCGGCGTCGTGTACGCCAGGAACGGCAGCACGTACACCTCGGTGTCCCAGAAGTAGTGGCCGCTGTAGCCCGACCCGGTGACGCCCTTGGCGGGGACTCCTTGGCCGTCAGCGCGGGCCGCGGCCTGCGCGAGCTGGAAGAGGCACCAGCGCGTCGCCTGCTGCAGGTCGGCCTGGCCGCCGATGCGGACGTCCGAGCGTTCCCAGAACGCGGCGAACCACTCGATCTGACGCTCCACGAGCGTGCCGACGCCGATGCTGCGCGCGCGGTCGACCGT encodes:
- a CDS encoding glycoside hydrolase family 65 protein, with the protein product MIDRDRFPVDEWRLVETEFSVDDTGVTETLFAVGNGYLGLRGNSIEGRFAHEQGTFINGFHETFPIRHAEQAYGFAEVGQTIINAPDAKVMRVYVDDEPLSLDVADVREYERVLDLRQGILRRTLLWVTPSGKEVRIEDERFVSFDEKHLVVMRLTVTVLNSDAPVTVACQLLNRQDGEGIYGGSPMASKSAGFDPRKTEKLTDRVLQPREYWQDGDRSALSYEATESGMTIAVVADHEVDTENTYESRHLVEPDIAKNVFRVDARAGVPTTITKFVSYHTSRGVPAGELVDRCRRTVDRARSIGVGTLVERQIEWFAAFWERSDVRIGGQADLQQATRWCLFQLAQAAARADGQGVPAKGVTGSGYSGHYFWDTEVYVLPFLAYTTPQWARNALRMRYLMLPAARKRAHQLNEAGALFPWRTINGEEASAYYAAGTAQYHINADVSFALAKYVRATGDEEFLAREGVDIAVDTARLWSTLGFWRSSDGDGDGEDSFHIHGVTGPDEYTTVVNDNLFTNVMARFNLRFAARTVRDLFDNDPEAYGRMADRMNLDPSEPDRWEKAAEAMHIPFSPALGIHPQDAVFLEREIWDLENTPPDQRPLLLHFHPLVIYRYQVLKQADVVLALFLQGNHFTDAEKLADFEYYDPLTTGDSTLSAVVQSILAAEVGYQDLALEYFRQAAFVDLGDLHHNAADGVHVASAGGVWTALVSGFGGMRDHFGRLTFDPRLPADWPELAYVLHWHGTRLNVTLTATALTLHAGDEGGPVDFAVRGVDYTVAPGESVRVALHGQGPLIPGRPSIRQLEGSVREDGTLLSASVPIVTATIPLVSSDDEPVSVGLDA